CATGAGCGACGGGGGTGAAACTGCCGGGGAAGCACTGCGGCCAGGTCGGGCAGCCCAGTCCGGAGGACGTGACGCGCACGACCGCGCCGGTGACCGAGATTCCGGCCTGAGACAGGATCACCGCGAGCGCGATGATCCGCTGCACCCGCGGAGAGGGCAGCGGCAGAAAGTCGACGAGTCGCACAAACGCGCGTGACAGCACGAAACGATGGTAGACGCAGCCGGATCGGCGCCCGCAGCGGGGCTACTACGTTGTGTCGTTGCTCTCTCGGCCGCGTCGCGGCGAAGTCCTAGTCGAAGCGGAACAGCCGGGTCGCGAGCCAGCCGGTGACCGCACCCCAGACGACCAGCACCACGATCCCGTACCAGTCCAGGCCGGTGTGCAGTGCCCGGTCCAATGCCTCGGCCAGGGCGCCGGACGGGATCAAGCGGGCGGCGATCGTCACCCCGTGCGGCAGGCTGTCGGAGGCGAACACCAGGCTCGCGACGCCGAGCATCGCGAACCAGAGAATATTCGCCAGCGCCAGCACGATCTCGGCTTTCAGGGTGCCGCCCAGCAGCAGTCCCATCGCGGCGAAGGAGGCGGTGCCCAGGGCGATGACGATCGCCCCGAGAATCAGGCCGCCGATCGAGGGCCGCCAGCCCAGAGCCACGCCGATCAGGCCGAGCAGAATCGATTGCAGGACCACGACGATCAGCACCGCGGCGCATTTGCCGCCGACGATGCCCCAGCGTGGTAAGGCGGTGGCGCCCAGGCGTTTCAGCGCACCGTAGCGTCGGTCGAAGCCGACCGCGATGGCCTGACCCGTGAAGGCGGTGGACATGATCGCGACCATCATCACCGCGGGCACGATCCGGTCGACCTTGTGATGCTCGCCGAGACTGGAACCCAGCGGCAGCAGGGTGAGCCCGATCAGCAACGTGATCGGGATGAACATGGTCAGCAGCAACTGTTCGCCGTTGCGCAGCAACAGGATCAGCTCCATGCGGGTCTGCGCGGCCAGCATCGCCGCGCGCGGGGCCGGGCGCGGCGAGGGGCTGAAGGTGCCGGGGGCGAATCGATCGGCGCTCCGGGTCATCCGCGCAGCTCCCGTCCGGTGAGTTCGAGGAACACATCCTCCAGGCGGCGCTGGTCGATGCGGATGTCGGTGGGCAGTACGTCGATCCGCGCGCACCAGGCGGTCATGGTCGCCAGGACCTGCGGGGTGATGTCGCCGCGCAGCAGATAGGAGCCGGGTGTGGTCTCACACGGTGAGAACCCTTCCGGCAGTGCGGTTTCCAGCAGCGTCAGATCGAGTTTCGGTGGCGCGGTGAAGCGCAACTGTCCCTCGGCGCCGGTGGAGGTGACCTCCGCCGGGGTTCCGGCGGCCACGATCCGGCCGTGATCGATGATGACCAGCCGATCGGCGAGCTGTTCGGCCTCGTCCATCATGTGCGTGGTGAGCAGGATGCCGACGCCGTCGCGGCGCAGCGCGTCGATCAGTTCCCACACCAGATGCCGTGCCTGGGCGTCCATTCCGGCGGTGGGCTCGTCGAGGAAGACCAGTTCCGGCCGGCCGACGAGGGCGCACGCCAGCGCGAGTCGCTGTTGCTGCCCGCCCGAGAGCCGGCGATACGGGGTCCGGCGGGCGTCCTGCAGGCCGAGGGTATCGAGCAGCCATTGCGGATCCAGCGGATCGGCGGCGTAGGAGGCGACCAGGTCGAGCATCTCCCCGGCACGCGACCCGGGATAGGCGCCACCACCCTGCAACATCACCCCGATGCGCGGGCGCAGCCGATCGGAGTCGGCGACCGGATCCAATCCGAGCACCCGCACCGATCCGGCGTCGGGGGACAGGAAGCCCTCGCACATCTCGACGGTGGTGGTTTTCCCGGCGCCGTTGGGACCCAGCAGTGCCAGCACTTCCGCGCGACCGACCTCGAAGGTGATCCCGTCCACGGCGGTGGTGTCGCCGTAGCGTTTCACGACGCCATCGATGCTGACGGCGGATTGTGACGCGCGCTCACTCACGATGACACACCGTATGCCGGGCCCGGCTGTGACGGAGCAGACACCCCCGTCCGGCTGCGCCACGGCAGGATATTGCGGGTCACCGCGATGAATCCGAGCGAGACGACGACCACCGCGACCGCGGCCTCGATGATCTGGAAGACCCCGAAGTCGGCGCCGCGTGGCATCAGCATCACGCTGACCACCGCGGAGAAGATCACCGCGGGCACGCGGAAGGCCGCGGTGGTCGCCCAGGCGGCCAGCGGCACGATGGCCCACAGCAGATACCAGGGCTGGACGACCGGGAACAGCAGCACGAT
The genomic region above belongs to Nocardia spumae and contains:
- a CDS encoding ABC transporter permease, encoding MTRSADRFAPGTFSPSPRPAPRAAMLAAQTRMELILLLRNGEQLLLTMFIPITLLIGLTLLPLGSSLGEHHKVDRIVPAVMMVAIMSTAFTGQAIAVGFDRRYGALKRLGATALPRWGIVGGKCAAVLIVVVLQSILLGLIGVALGWRPSIGGLILGAIVIALGTASFAAMGLLLGGTLKAEIVLALANILWFAMLGVASLVFASDSLPHGVTIAARLIPSGALAEALDRALHTGLDWYGIVVLVVWGAVTGWLATRLFRFD
- a CDS encoding ABC transporter ATP-binding protein; this encodes MSERASQSAVSIDGVVKRYGDTTAVDGITFEVGRAEVLALLGPNGAGKTTTVEMCEGFLSPDAGSVRVLGLDPVADSDRLRPRIGVMLQGGGAYPGSRAGEMLDLVASYAADPLDPQWLLDTLGLQDARRTPYRRLSGGQQQRLALACALVGRPELVFLDEPTAGMDAQARHLVWELIDALRRDGVGILLTTHMMDEAEQLADRLVIIDHGRIVAAGTPAEVTSTGAEGQLRFTAPPKLDLTLLETALPEGFSPCETTPGSYLLRGDITPQVLATMTAWCARIDVLPTDIRIDQRRLEDVFLELTGRELRG